One window of the Hyperolius riggenbachi isolate aHypRig1 chromosome 5, aHypRig1.pri, whole genome shotgun sequence genome contains the following:
- the LOC137518521 gene encoding protein NYNRIN-like has translation MIDDYYEEVGRVKDTPLDHADLTVFIDGSRYYSEGQPVTGYSVVTKDDVLFQGKLPSSCSAQVAELMALMQACIIGKGQRLNVYLDSRYGYGICHDFGQLWRMRGFLTTNGKPIKHAELIKRVLESLWGPTEVAVIKCEAHTKGTDEISLGNNKADMAAKDAALHGTMITEIYVVSPPQGEGEYMDLTVLKNLQTQTEKQMRQKWEEQGCSEIDGLWSHADGRYCAPPTLYHYLVEVSHGPSHLAKDAIISLITKYWVAPGVSTVAERFCQTCETCQKHNPGKLVKTPTKHLPRPLYPFQRLQIDYIQLPKCQQFQYVLVCVDIFSGWVEAWPVAQATASATAKKLLQEIVCRYGIFETLESDRGTHFTGQVMTEVLEGLQVEQRFHTPYHPQASDPESDTGSHSLKPGDWVVVKRFQRKGLENRFDGPYQVLLTTSTSVKLEGKIPWIHASHCKKIRKSD, from the exons ATGATAGATGACTACTATGAGGAGGTAGGACGAGTGAAAGATACTCCCCTTGACCATGCAGACCTCACAGTTTTTATTGACGGGTCCCGATACTATTCAGAAGGGCAACCTGTTACAGGATACTCTGTGGTTACCAAAGATGATGTCCTTTTTCAAGGTAAGTTACCAAGCAGCTGTTcagctcaagtagcagaactaaTGGCATTGATGCAGGCTTGCATCATTGGCAAAGGCCAAAGGTTAAATGTGTACTTGGACTCCAGGTATGGATACGGGATCTGTCATGATTTCGGTCAATTGTGGAGGATGAGAGGTTTCTTGACAACAAATGGTAAGCCTATCAAACACGCTGAATTAATCAAAAGGGTCTTGGAGTCTCTGTGGGGCCCAACGGAAGTGGCAGTAATAAAATGTGAGGCACACACAAAAGGTACAGATGAGATTTCATTAGGGAATAACAAAGCTGACATGGCGGCTAAGGATGCTGCCTTACATGGCACCATGATTACAGAGATCTATGTGGTCAGCCCCCCACAAGGGGAAGGCGAGTACATGGATTTAACTGTTCTTAAAAACTTACAAACCCAGACTGAAAAACAGATGAGACAAAAATGGGAGGAACAAGGATGTAGTGAAATAGATGGCCTGTGGAGCCATGCAGATGGCAGGTACTGTGCCCCTCCCACTTTGTATCACTACCTAGTGGAGGTGTCACATGGCCCATCACACTTGGCGAAGGATGCAATAATCAGCCTCATCACAAAATACTGGGTAGCCCCAGGAGTCTCCACAGTGGCAGAGAGATTCTGTCAAACATGTGAAACATGTCAAAAACACAATCCTGGTAAGCTTGTCAAGACACCCACTAAACACTTGCCTAGGCCTCTGTATCCATTCCAGAGGCTGCAAATTGACTATATCCAGTTGCCTAAGTGTCAGCAGTTCCAGTATGTACTGGTATGTGTTGACATCTTCTCTGGCTGGGTGGAAGCATGGCCTGTTGCACAGGCCACAGCTTCTGCCACAGCGAAAAAACTGTTACAAGAAATTGTGTGCAGATATGGAATATTTGAGACTCTGGAATCTGATAGGGGTACACATTTTACAGGACAAGTAATGACCGAAGTGCTGGAAGGGCTACAGGTGGAACAAAGATTTCACACTCCATACCATCCACAAGCATCAG ATCCTGAGTCCGATAcaggatcccattcactgaaacctGGAGACTGGGTGGTAGTAAAAAGATTCCAAAGGAAAGGGTTGGAAAACAGGTTTGATGGACCTTACCAAGTCCTATTAACCACCTCTACTTCAGTAAAATTGGAAGGAAAAATTCCCTGGATCCATGCTTCTCATTGCAAGAAGATACGCAAAAGTGATTAA